From a single Desulfonatronovibrio hydrogenovorans DSM 9292 genomic region:
- a CDS encoding pyridoxal phosphate-dependent aminotransferase has translation MNFSKRVSSVQPSATLAINAKAQEMRASGENVVSLAVGEPDFSTPAHIIQAAKAALDQGFTRYTAVPGIPELRQAVAGYFSKSYAIDCRFDEVMVSNGGKQCLYNILQALIDPGDEVLVPGPYWVSYPAMVQLAQGVPVVVPTEPEDGFLVSPDKLDKYVTPRTRVLILNTPSNPTGCHYDQKSLDQLADWAVSRDIFVISDEIYDQLVYEPAEPASLCGFWAKNKEKVAVVNGLSKTFAMTGWRIGYVLAHVDLIRAMSKIQGQSTSNICSIAQKGALAALTGPFEFVEEMKKAFVSRRDLALDMIGSWKDSFCPRPDGAFYVFPRLDTFYRGEVDNSTRLCQLILEQEKIALVPGAAFGDDRCIRISYAVSEKVLEKCLARIGKLLAKM, from the coding sequence ATGAACTTTAGCAAAAGAGTTTCCAGTGTTCAACCCTCGGCAACCCTGGCCATAAACGCCAAAGCCCAGGAAATGCGGGCCAGCGGGGAAAATGTGGTCAGTCTGGCAGTGGGTGAACCGGACTTTTCCACACCTGCCCACATCATCCAGGCAGCCAAAGCAGCTTTGGACCAGGGCTTTACCAGGTACACGGCTGTGCCGGGAATTCCTGAACTGCGCCAGGCCGTGGCCGGGTATTTTTCCAAATCATACGCCATTGACTGCCGGTTTGACGAGGTAATGGTCTCCAACGGCGGCAAGCAATGTCTGTACAACATCCTTCAGGCCCTTATCGATCCCGGGGATGAAGTTCTTGTTCCCGGCCCCTACTGGGTCAGCTATCCAGCCATGGTCCAGCTGGCCCAGGGTGTTCCGGTGGTGGTTCCCACCGAACCTGAAGATGGTTTTCTAGTCAGTCCGGACAAACTTGACAAGTATGTCACTCCCAGGACCAGGGTTTTGATCCTCAACACTCCATCCAACCCCACCGGATGCCATTATGATCAGAAAAGTCTGGACCAGCTGGCTGACTGGGCTGTATCCAGGGATATTTTTGTGATCAGTGACGAAATTTATGATCAGCTGGTTTATGAGCCTGCCGAGCCAGCATCTCTATGCGGTTTCTGGGCCAAAAACAAGGAAAAAGTCGCAGTGGTCAATGGGCTGTCCAAGACCTTTGCCATGACTGGCTGGAGAATCGGCTATGTCCTGGCCCATGTTGATCTGATCAGGGCCATGTCCAAAATTCAGGGCCAGTCAACATCAAATATCTGTTCCATTGCCCAGAAGGGGGCTCTGGCTGCCTTGACCGGACCATTTGAGTTTGTGGAAGAGATGAAAAAGGCCTTTGTGTCCAGAAGGGATCTGGCTCTGGACATGATCGGCTCCTGGAAAGATTCGTTTTGTCCCAGACCGGACGGGGCATTTTATGTATTCCCCAGACTGGACACTTTTTATCGTGGCGAAGTGGACAACTCCACAAGATTATGCCAGTTGATTCTGGAGCAGGAAAAGATAGCTCTGGTTCCTGGAGCGGCATTCGGAGATGACCGGTGTATCAGGATATCCTATGCGGTCAGTGAAAAAGTTCTGGAAAAGTGCCTGGCCAGGATCGGCAAACTCCTTGCAAAGATGTAG
- a CDS encoding 4Fe-4S binding protein has translation MKILKPSNMKRCIGCYSCSLACARNVHKSLSWKRSGIRIHSSGGISTGYEATVCLACDPPPCAPVCPTEALRPRKGGGVIFKEKLCIHCGECATACPVEAIYFDPVKKIPVFCIHCGRCVSFCPHDCLEMAEPSKEDGNE, from the coding sequence GTGAAGATTCTGAAACCCAGCAACATGAAAAGATGCATAGGCTGCTATTCATGTTCCCTGGCCTGCGCCAGGAATGTCCATAAATCCCTCTCCTGGAAAAGATCAGGCATCCGCATCCATTCTTCAGGCGGGATAAGTACCGGCTATGAAGCCACGGTCTGTCTGGCCTGCGATCCTCCCCCCTGCGCTCCGGTCTGTCCCACTGAAGCTTTAAGGCCCAGAAAGGGAGGAGGAGTGATCTTCAAAGAAAAGCTCTGCATCCACTGCGGTGAATGTGCCACAGCCTGTCCGGTGGAGGCCATATATTTTGATCCGGTCAAAAAAATACCTGTATTCTGTATCCATTGCGGCAGGTGCGTATCTTTCTGTCCCCATGACTGCCTTGAAATGGCCGAACCTTCAAAGGAGGACGGCAATGAATAG
- a CDS encoding aldehyde ferredoxin oxidoreductase N-terminal domain-containing protein — MNSMFKVLVVDLSRKKSKVEYFDTRKTWIGGSGLAAGLFEHFADFDADPFHPDQPLILAIGPLTGLFPLMSKTIMSFMSPYNGQYAESHGGGRSALALRFAGYDALVVTGRARKLTCLGFGSQEINIQDVHYLKGMDIFRTGKVLRGLKPRNPGHRSILRIGPAGENRISYACVNVDTYRHFGRMGGGAVMGAKNLKGIIISGDSTQDLPHGRIKEYNKVYREIYSTVTESGAVRKYHNLGTPENLIPLNELRALPWRNLQSTHDPEIESISGEKFADDLLLRQVACAGCPVGCIHIGLLRERFGHEHEYLYRQVSYDYEPIFGMGSMLGITSAPGVLTLLEEVEKLGLDAISAGVALAWATEALEKGVVGIDQTIVDLQFGNVQAYVQALTHLAGQDNEFYLELGKGALVAAEKYGGEDFACVLGQEMAGYATGENYFVSQALGFRHSHLDTGAYSFDQEEQARDIHKSIDYMQSQEIYRILMCSVAGCLFGRKAYPKETILKALNSTGLDYSEQELDQAVQAIQAHRWAIKFRTGFNPDEIKIPGRFLEVETWKGRTDPDYLFKLKEKYQEVLRTLAEKHVFTTNGDQE; from the coding sequence ATGAATAGCATGTTTAAAGTTCTTGTTGTTGACCTTTCCAGAAAGAAGTCCAAGGTTGAATATTTTGACACAAGAAAGACCTGGATCGGTGGCAGCGGACTGGCTGCAGGTCTTTTTGAACACTTTGCCGACTTTGATGCTGATCCTTTTCACCCTGATCAGCCTTTGATCCTGGCCATCGGTCCCTTGACCGGGCTGTTTCCCCTCATGAGCAAGACCATCATGAGTTTCATGTCCCCGTACAACGGTCAGTACGCCGAATCCCATGGCGGGGGAAGGTCAGCCCTGGCCTTAAGGTTTGCCGGATATGACGCCTTAGTAGTCACGGGCCGGGCCCGGAAACTCACCTGTCTGGGCTTTGGATCCCAGGAAATCAACATCCAGGATGTCCATTACCTCAAAGGGATGGACATCTTCAGGACCGGCAAGGTCCTCAGGGGGCTTAAACCCAGAAACCCCGGACACCGGAGCATCCTGCGCATCGGGCCGGCCGGGGAAAACAGGATCAGTTACGCCTGCGTCAACGTTGACACTTACCGCCATTTTGGCCGCATGGGCGGCGGAGCAGTCATGGGTGCCAAAAATCTCAAGGGTATTATCATCTCCGGCGACTCCACCCAGGACCTGCCACATGGCAGGATCAAGGAGTACAACAAGGTCTACAGGGAAATATATTCCACTGTTACTGAAAGTGGAGCAGTCCGCAAGTATCACAACCTTGGCACTCCGGAAAATCTGATCCCCTTGAATGAACTAAGGGCCCTGCCCTGGCGCAATCTCCAGAGTACCCATGACCCTGAAATAGAATCCATATCCGGGGAAAAGTTTGCAGACGACCTCCTTTTGCGCCAGGTGGCCTGTGCAGGGTGTCCAGTAGGATGCATCCACATCGGACTGCTCAGAGAGCGGTTCGGTCATGAACATGAATATCTGTACCGGCAGGTGTCCTACGACTATGAACCCATCTTCGGAATGGGATCCATGCTGGGCATTACCTCGGCCCCGGGGGTATTAACTCTTCTGGAAGAGGTGGAAAAACTCGGTCTGGATGCCATCAGCGCAGGAGTTGCCCTGGCCTGGGCAACCGAGGCCCTGGAAAAAGGAGTTGTCGGCATTGACCAGACCATTGTTGACCTGCAGTTCGGCAATGTTCAGGCTTATGTCCAGGCCCTGACCCACCTGGCCGGACAGGACAACGAGTTTTACCTTGAACTGGGAAAAGGAGCCCTGGTTGCAGCGGAAAAATACGGAGGCGAAGATTTTGCCTGCGTCCTGGGTCAGGAAATGGCCGGCTATGCCACAGGTGAAAATTATTTTGTCAGCCAGGCCCTGGGATTCAGGCATTCTCACCTGGATACCGGAGCCTACAGCTTTGACCAGGAGGAACAGGCCAGGGACATCCACAAGTCCATTGACTACATGCAAAGCCAGGAGATATACCGGATACTCATGTGCTCTGTTGCTGGATGTCTTTTCGGTCGCAAGGCCTATCCAAAGGAAACCATTCTCAAGGCCCTCAACTCAACCGGACTGGACTATTCAGAACAGGAATTGGATCAGGCTGTCCAGGCCATCCAGGCCCACCGCTGGGCCATCAAATTCAGGACCGGGTTCAATCCCGATGAAATCAAGATTCCAGGAAGATTCCTGGAGGTTGAAACCTGGAAGGGCAGGACCGATCCGGACTATCTTTTTAAACTCAAGGAAAAGTACCAGGAGGTCCTCAGGACCCTGGCCGAAAAACACGTCTTTACCACCAATGGTGACCAGGAATGA
- a CDS encoding pyridoxamine 5'-phosphate oxidase family protein: protein MLEEIRRIIKTSDLAVLATSSENQPHCSLMAYIPDSGCTEIYMLTRKESRKYKYISANPLVSIMIDTRLDRPESRKSIKALTITGSCRPADPGRQEELIKAILARHPQLEILTRDQDAIAIQTTISSVLLLDGVKNAFFTEPAG from the coding sequence ATGCTTGAAGAGATTAGAAGAATTATTAAGACCAGCGACCTGGCGGTTCTGGCCACCAGCAGTGAAAACCAGCCTCACTGCTCTCTCATGGCCTATATTCCTGATTCAGGCTGCACTGAAATCTATATGCTGACCAGGAAAGAATCCCGCAAATACAAGTATATAAGCGCCAATCCTTTGGTCAGCATCATGATCGACACCAGACTGGACCGTCCAGAATCAAGGAAGTCCATCAAGGCCCTGACCATAACCGGCTCCTGCCGGCCTGCTGACCCGGGCCGGCAGGAAGAACTGATTAAAGCAATCCTGGCCAGACATCCCCAGCTGGAAATTTTGACCAGGGATCAGGATGCAATCGCCATCCAGACGACCATCAGCTCTGTCCTGCTTTTGGACGGAGTAAAAAACGCATTCTTTACTGAACCCGCCGGCTAG
- a CDS encoding YitT family protein, which produces MPKKLEQITYTVWWNILIITIGSVIYSIGLKGIAFHHQFIPGGVFGLGLLVYYLTPVISAGLLYFFMSIPLFAMGWMYVSKRFFYYSLYATVVATLAFEFLTVDFGIQNQLYAAIAAGAVCGAGCGLVLRSLGSNGGLDVIAVMLNQKYNLGIGKFYFLFNFFVFSASLFVLEIDLVIASLILVFIMSFVLEYTLAMFNQRKLVLIISDKSREIADEMIKDLKMGATFITGKGAYTGSDKNVIMAITNNIMLKRLEETVFSNDESAIFIVENTFNVLGSSFTKRKIY; this is translated from the coding sequence GTGCCCAAGAAGCTGGAGCAAATCACCTATACCGTATGGTGGAACATCCTGATCATCACCATTGGTTCTGTCATCTATTCAATAGGCCTCAAGGGTATTGCTTTTCATCATCAGTTCATTCCAGGGGGCGTGTTCGGACTGGGCCTGCTGGTGTACTATCTTACCCCTGTAATCTCTGCCGGCCTGCTGTACTTTTTCATGAGTATCCCTTTGTTTGCCATGGGCTGGATGTACGTAAGCAAAAGGTTTTTTTATTACAGTCTTTATGCCACGGTGGTGGCGACCCTGGCCTTTGAATTCCTGACTGTTGATTTCGGCATCCAGAATCAGCTCTACGCTGCCATTGCTGCCGGGGCAGTATGCGGAGCTGGTTGCGGACTGGTGCTCAGGTCTCTTGGTTCCAACGGGGGGCTGGACGTCATAGCGGTCATGCTCAACCAGAAGTACAACCTGGGGATTGGCAAGTTTTACTTTCTGTTCAACTTTTTTGTGTTTTCGGCCAGCCTGTTTGTTCTGGAAATTGACCTGGTCATTGCTTCGCTGATCCTGGTCTTTATCATGTCGTTTGTTCTGGAGTATACTCTGGCCATGTTTAACCAGCGGAAACTGGTCCTGATTATTTCTGATAAAAGTCGGGAAATAGCCGATGAAATGATCAAAGATCTGAAAATGGGAGCCACTTTTATCACAGGCAAGGGTGCCTATACCGGCAGTGACAAAAATGTGATCATGGCCATAACCAACAATATCATGCTTAAGCGTCTGGAAGAGACAGTGTTTTCCAATGATGAAAGTGCTATCTTCATAGTGGAGAACACGTTTAACGTGCTGGGTTCAAGTTTTACCAAAAGAAAGATATATTAA
- a CDS encoding MerR family transcriptional regulator, which translates to MHQDQKTYKIGQVAEMLGLETYVLRFWETEFPQLQPGRTRTGQRLYTSEHVQLLKKIKSLLYHDKLTIDGARMRLEEHGRFSGVLGDVKKGLQEIKKILE; encoded by the coding sequence ATGCACCAGGATCAGAAAACCTATAAAATCGGCCAGGTCGCTGAAATGCTCGGCCTGGAAACCTATGTCCTCAGATTCTGGGAAACTGAATTCCCCCAGCTCCAACCCGGCAGGACCAGGACCGGGCAGCGTTTATACACTTCTGAACACGTTCAGCTCCTCAAAAAAATTAAAAGCCTTTTGTATCATGACAAATTGACTATAGATGGTGCCCGCATGCGCCTGGAAGAGCATGGCAGATTTTCCGGAGTTCTGGGTGATGTGAAAAAGGGGCTGCAGGAAATAAAGAAAATCCTGGAATAG
- the pheT gene encoding phenylalanine--tRNA ligase subunit beta, which yields MLLSLSWLKEFTPYDGSVDELAHRLTMVGLEVEEVKRPFAHLSGLVVGHVLERSSHPDADKLSLCKVDIGTGEPLSIVCGAPNVASGQKVAVAPVGTELPGGLVIKKARIRGQLSQGMICSETELELGSDSSGIMVLKSDLAPGSGLIEALNLEECVLDIGVTPNRPDCLSVLGLARETAAVFDLPLGLPCFDLQEDESVDCPSQLEVIIDDPSACPLYQARLISDCRVGPSPDWIRYRLMAVGIRPINNIVDVTNYVLMELGQPLHSFDRDLLSGSRIRVARARQGMKFKTLDDQSRELVSTDLLILDEQNPVALAGVMGGADSEIHSASQNVLLECAVFDPLTIRKTARRLGLSSESSFRFERGVDQVGSRFALDRAAALMQELSGGRVANKVSLAQPRPYKPRSISFRPARANSLLALDLDQEYCQKNLELLGCRVSPDQTVFQVEPPSFRPDLEREVDLIEEVGRLYGLDRIAEHLPRIKKSLDQEPLGQSFDFISAIKSWGKGLGLNEAVNYSFVGNSDLDLLGIDQESRVKVFNPLSEDQDVLRTDLLPGLLQTLKHNLGHGNNRVRVFEVARSFLPDPDSETGVSETNRLAILLYGPRHQGHWPYPDEESDYSDIKGYVENLVRVFIGTKADFRPDPDHSYLLPGVECLAGDAVLGGLGRVNPDLARSYKARKEVWFADIDLDQLRIIHGSRQISFQTLPRFPVVKRDMTVVAPLDLKYQQVVNLVMDAGQKILEDLTLMDVYLPKGTGEKNMSFRFTYRHPEKTLKDKEVDKVHQRLADLILKKLPVRFS from the coding sequence ATGCTTCTCAGTCTTTCCTGGCTCAAAGAATTCACACCCTATGACGGATCAGTTGATGAACTTGCTCACAGGCTGACCATGGTCGGACTGGAGGTTGAAGAGGTCAAGCGCCCCTTTGCCCATCTTTCCGGTCTGGTGGTAGGACATGTCCTGGAAAGAAGCAGCCACCCTGATGCGGACAAGCTGTCCCTGTGCAAGGTGGACATTGGTACTGGAGAGCCTTTGTCCATAGTATGCGGAGCACCCAATGTGGCTTCAGGACAGAAGGTGGCGGTTGCTCCTGTAGGTACAGAACTGCCTGGCGGGCTGGTCATAAAAAAAGCCAGGATCAGGGGACAGCTCTCTCAGGGGATGATCTGTTCCGAGACCGAGCTTGAGCTGGGTTCGGACAGTTCCGGGATCATGGTCCTGAAAAGCGACCTTGCTCCTGGTTCCGGGCTGATAGAAGCCCTGAACCTGGAAGAGTGTGTCCTGGACATAGGCGTCACTCCCAACCGGCCGGACTGCCTGAGTGTGCTGGGCCTGGCCAGGGAGACGGCTGCGGTTTTCGACCTGCCTCTGGGTCTTCCTTGCTTTGATCTGCAGGAAGATGAATCCGTTGATTGCCCCAGTCAGCTGGAGGTAATCATTGATGATCCATCAGCCTGCCCCCTCTACCAGGCCAGACTGATTTCCGACTGCCGGGTTGGACCCAGCCCAGACTGGATCAGATACCGGCTCATGGCAGTGGGTATCAGACCCATAAATAATATTGTGGATGTGACCAATTATGTGCTTATGGAACTTGGCCAGCCCCTGCACTCTTTTGACCGGGATCTGCTCAGCGGATCCAGGATAAGGGTAGCCAGGGCCAGGCAGGGGATGAAGTTCAAGACCCTGGACGATCAGTCAAGAGAACTGGTTTCAACCGATCTTCTGATTTTGGATGAGCAGAATCCCGTAGCCCTGGCCGGGGTCATGGGCGGGGCTGATTCAGAAATTCATTCGGCCAGTCAGAACGTCCTGCTTGAATGTGCTGTGTTTGATCCCCTGACCATCAGAAAGACGGCCAGGAGGCTGGGGTTGTCCAGTGAATCCTCCTTCAGGTTTGAACGGGGAGTGGACCAGGTCGGAAGCAGGTTTGCCCTGGACCGGGCCGCAGCCCTGATGCAGGAGCTGTCAGGCGGCCGGGTGGCAAATAAGGTCTCTTTGGCCCAGCCAAGGCCGTATAAACCCAGGTCCATCAGCTTTCGCCCGGCCAGAGCCAACTCATTACTGGCCCTGGATCTGGATCAGGAATACTGCCAGAAGAACCTGGAACTTCTCGGATGCCGGGTCAGCCCGGACCAGACTGTTTTCCAGGTGGAGCCCCCCAGCTTCAGGCCGGATCTGGAGCGGGAGGTGGATCTTATTGAAGAGGTGGGACGCTTATATGGACTGGACAGGATTGCCGAACACCTGCCCAGGATAAAAAAATCCCTTGATCAGGAACCATTGGGACAGAGTTTTGATTTCATCTCAGCCATCAAAAGCTGGGGCAAAGGCCTGGGCCTGAACGAAGCCGTCAATTACAGCTTTGTAGGCAATTCCGATCTGGACCTGCTGGGCATTGATCAGGAGAGCAGGGTCAAGGTCTTCAATCCTCTGAGTGAAGACCAGGACGTCTTAAGGACTGACCTTTTGCCCGGGCTTCTGCAGACCCTGAAACATAATCTTGGCCATGGAAACAACAGGGTCAGGGTGTTTGAAGTTGCCCGGAGTTTTTTGCCCGATCCTGACTCTGAAACCGGAGTGAGTGAAACAAACCGGCTGGCCATCCTGCTTTACGGCCCTCGGCACCAGGGGCACTGGCCTTATCCAGATGAAGAATCAGACTACTCAGATATCAAGGGCTACGTGGAAAACTTAGTCCGGGTATTTATTGGTACTAAGGCCGACTTCAGGCCGGACCCGGACCATTCTTATCTCCTGCCCGGGGTGGAGTGCCTGGCAGGGGATGCAGTGCTGGGGGGCCTGGGAAGGGTGAATCCCGACCTGGCCAGATCCTATAAGGCCAGGAAGGAGGTCTGGTTTGCTGATATAGATCTTGATCAGCTGCGCATTATTCATGGGTCCCGGCAGATCAGCTTTCAGACTCTGCCCAGATTTCCCGTGGTCAAAAGGGATATGACTGTGGTAGCTCCCCTGGACCTGAAATACCAGCAGGTGGTCAATCTGGTCATGGATGCAGGCCAGAAAATCCTGGAGGATCTGACCCTGATGGATGTATATCTTCCCAAGGGAACCGGAGAAAAGAACATGAGTTTCAGGTTCACCTATCGTCATCCGGAAAAGACCTTGAAAGACAAGGAAGTGGATAAAGTCCACCAAAGGCTGGCTGATTTGATTCTGAAAAAACTGCCGGTGAGGTTTTCATAA
- the pheS gene encoding phenylalanine--tRNA ligase subunit alpha, with amino-acid sequence MNSAAEISKSLKSLVQEFEKALDQASLLQEVEEVRVAFLGRKGRLAEIMSSLPSLPVEERPGIGRLANEVKAELNRILDEKSRDIQNRLRHEDMSSFDHTMPGRIPDSGSFHPVTRVINDICRIFVGLGFDIVTGPEVETDFYNFEALNLPPGHPARDMQDTLYISESVVLRTHTSPLQVRTMLKARPPLAAIAPGKVYRRDSDLTHTPMFHQIEGFLVDTDVSMADLRGTLTAFAHEIFDPQVKVRFRPSFFPFTEPSAEVDISCVMCMGSGRSDQGGPCRVCKETGWVEILGCGMIDPAVFEKVGYDPEKYTGFAFGLGVERVAMLKYGIGDLRMFFENDLRFLNQFV; translated from the coding sequence ATGAACTCGGCCGCCGAGATCAGTAAATCTCTGAAGAGCCTGGTCCAGGAGTTTGAAAAAGCCCTGGACCAGGCTTCTTTATTGCAGGAAGTGGAAGAAGTCCGGGTTGCCTTTCTGGGTAGAAAGGGCCGGCTGGCCGAAATCATGTCCAGTCTGCCAAGTCTCCCGGTTGAGGAGCGTCCGGGTATTGGCCGGCTGGCCAACGAGGTCAAGGCAGAGCTGAACAGGATCCTTGATGAAAAATCCAGGGACATTCAGAACAGGCTTAGACACGAGGATATGTCCAGCTTTGACCACACCATGCCCGGGCGGATTCCGGACTCCGGTTCATTTCATCCTGTGACCCGGGTCATTAACGACATCTGCAGGATATTCGTGGGCCTGGGCTTTGATATTGTGACCGGTCCTGAGGTAGAAACTGATTTTTATAATTTTGAAGCCCTCAACCTTCCCCCTGGTCATCCAGCCAGGGACATGCAGGATACCCTTTACATCAGCGAGTCGGTGGTGCTCAGGACCCATACCTCGCCCCTTCAGGTCAGGACAATGCTTAAAGCCAGACCTCCTCTGGCAGCCATAGCCCCGGGCAAAGTCTATCGCCGGGACTCTGACCTGACCCATACTCCCATGTTTCATCAGATTGAGGGGTTTCTGGTTGATACCGACGTGAGCATGGCCGACCTTCGCGGCACCCTGACGGCATTTGCCCATGAGATTTTTGATCCTCAGGTCAAGGTCAGATTCAGGCCAAGCTTTTTCCCTTTTACCGAACCCAGTGCAGAAGTGGACATCAGTTGTGTCATGTGCATGGGCAGCGGCAGGTCTGACCAGGGCGGACCCTGCCGGGTCTGTAAGGAGACGGGCTGGGTGGAAATATTGGGATGCGGGATGATTGATCCTGCTGTGTTTGAAAAGGTTGGTTATGACCCTGAAAAATACACCGGCTTCGCATTCGGCCTGGGGGTGGAGCGGGTAGCCATGCTCAAATACGGAATAGGCGACCTGCGCATGTTTTTTGAGAACGACCTGCGCTTTTTAAATCAATTTGTCTGA
- the rplT gene encoding 50S ribosomal protein L20 produces MRVKRGKTAHKRHKKYLKMAKGYRGGRSKLYRTVREAVERGLCYAYRDRRQKKREFRKLWVVRINAAAREYGLSYSRFMNGLTRAGVELNRKSLADMAVNEKAAFARLAEMVKSGAN; encoded by the coding sequence ATGCGAGTTAAAAGAGGTAAAACCGCTCACAAGCGGCATAAAAAATATCTGAAGATGGCCAAGGGCTATCGCGGAGGCAGGAGCAAACTTTACCGCACTGTCCGCGAGGCAGTGGAAAGAGGCCTGTGTTACGCCTACCGTGACCGCAGGCAGAAAAAGCGGGAGTTCCGTAAACTCTGGGTGGTGCGTATCAATGCTGCGGCCAGGGAATACGGTCTTTCCTACAGCAGGTTCATGAACGGCCTGACCAGAGCCGGGGTGGAGCTGAACCGCAAATCCCTGGCCGACATGGCTGTAAACGAAAAGGCCGCCTTTGCCAGGCTTGCGGAAATGGTCAAGTCCGGAGCAAATTAA
- the rpmI gene encoding 50S ribosomal protein L35, translating to MPKIKTNRSAAKRFSLTGSGKVRRRKQNLRHILTKKSAKRKRRLGQPALVDSANIKAVKRLMPNSF from the coding sequence ATGCCCAAGATCAAGACCAACAGAAGTGCTGCCAAGCGCTTTTCACTAACCGGAAGCGGCAAGGTCAGGCGTCGTAAACAGAATCTGCGCCATATTCTGACCAAAAAGAGTGCCAAGAGAAAGAGAAGACTGGGCCAGCCCGCCTTGGTGGACAGTGCCAACATCAAGGCTGTGAAACGTTTGATGCCCAATTCTTTCTAG
- the infC gene encoding translation initiation factor IF-3 codes for MDTSTKARRNRQIRAREVRVISDDGEQLGVMDLGQALAKAENMGMDLVEVAPNADPPVCRIMDFGKYQFQQQKKKQEAKKKQTKVQIKEIKVRPKTDDNDLNTKVRHILRFIEGGDRCKVTVAFRGRELAHKDRGSEILARIVDMTSEVAKVEQEPRFEGRTMHLLLAPRKS; via the coding sequence ATAGATACCTCTACTAAAGCCCGCCGCAACAGACAGATAAGGGCGAGAGAAGTACGCGTAATCAGTGACGACGGCGAACAGCTGGGCGTGATGGACCTGGGTCAGGCCCTGGCCAAGGCTGAAAACATGGGCATGGACCTGGTTGAGGTTGCACCCAATGCCGACCCGCCTGTGTGCAGGATCATGGACTTTGGAAAGTATCAGTTTCAGCAGCAGAAAAAAAAGCAGGAAGCCAAGAAAAAGCAGACAAAAGTCCAGATAAAGGAAATAAAGGTCAGGCCCAAGACCGATGATAATGACCTGAATACCAAGGTACGCCACATCCTCAGGTTTATTGAAGGGGGTGACCGCTGCAAGGTCACTGTGGCTTTCCGGGGCAGGGAGCTGGCCCACAAGGACAGGGGGTCGGAGATTCTGGCCAGAATTGTTGATATGACTTCTGAGGTAGCCAAGGTGGAGCAGGAACCCCGCTTTGAAGGCAGAACCATGCACCTGCTGCTGGCACCCAGGAAGAGCTGA